Below is a window of Hydrogenimonas sp. DNA.
CAAGCGAACCGCACTGTGCGGATTGCCACTTGGCACCATTTGTCGAGAGTATGGGCGGCAAATACTTTCCGATAGATCAACCGAACAAACTCTCTTTGTACCGCTACTCCAAGGCGCACGGCGATATAGCCTGCCAGAGCTGCCACGAATCGATTCACGGACTCTACCCGACCCGGTACGACGGTGACACCAAAACGGTAGACCTGACTACGAGAGAGCAGGCTCTGCAGTACAGCCCGGACGGAAAATACAGCGGACCGGTAACTTGTGCCGCATGCCATACCGTAAACTCAAAGGGTGTTCCCGTAGAGTTGGCCGGAACAGCCTATGCCGACGACTACTGGGCCTCTGTGACTCTTGCGCACTTCATGCGTTCCGGAGACCAGAAGCTCTCCCTCAAGGAGCTTTTGAAAAAGTATCCTTATGAAGAGTCAAGCCGCATCGTCGAGAAGGGGTGGAGGTAGGATTGGGATATAGGTTATGGGTTTTAGGTTGTAGGTTTTAGGTTGTAGGTTATGGGTTGTGGGTTGTGGGGTGGGGGTGGTGTTTTTCAACTATTTGGAGCGGTTTAGCGCTTATTTATGGAAATTATGGGAAAATGCACTCAACTTTACGGCCGCGGCTGAGGTGCGGCGTTCAGAAGGAGTGGTTTTACCGTGATAGATTTCAAGCAGTTCATAAAATATTCCAAGCCGGGTCCGCGCTATACCAGCTATCCGACCGCGGTCGAGTTCAGTGAAGATTTCACATACGACAGGTATCTTGAGAAACTCAAAGGGCGTGACAGTTCAAAGCCGCTTTCGATCTACATTCACCTCCCCTTCTGCCGAAGTGCCTGCTATTTTTGCGGCTGTAACGTAGTCTTCACCTCCAAAGAGGATAAGAAGACGCGCTACATCGACTACCTGAAACGCGAATTCGAGATTTTGGCCTCCAGCATGGATACTTCGAGCGAAGTCGTGCAGTTTCACTTCGGCGGCGGTACCCCCACCTTTTTCAGCGCCGAACAGCTCGACGATATCATGAATACCGTAAAGGGGCACTTCCCCAATTTCACCGAAGATGCCGAGGTGAGCTGCGAGATAGACCCCAGGTTCTTCAACGAAGAGCAGATGAAGGTTCTCAAAAAGCACGGCTTCAGTCGGATAAGTTTCGGGGTGCAGGATTTCGAACCGGTCGTACAGCAGGCTGTCCACAGGATTCAACCCTACGATATCACCAAAGCGGCTGTCGATCTGGCACGCCGCTACGGCATAGAGAGCATAAACATCGACCTCATATACGGCCTTCCGTTCCAGACGCTGGAGAGTTTCAAAAAGACTCTGGAGCTTGCCCGCTCACTGGATCCGGACAGGCTTGCCGTCTTCAACTACGCCCACGTTCCGTGGCTCAAAAAGACGATGAGAAAGCTGGATGAGACGACCATACCGAGCCCGGATGTGAAGCTTGCCATTTTGCAGTACACGATAGACTACTTCACCAACAACGGCTACAGAATGATCGGCATGGACCACTTCGCAAAGCCGGATGACGAGCTCTTCCGGGCGATAGAGAAGGGTGAACTGCACCGTAACTTCCAGGGCTACACCACAAGAGGCGGTGTGGATCTGCTCGGTATCGGGCTCACCAGTATCGGCGAGGGCGGGGACTACTATGCACAGAACTTCAAGGACCTCCCCGAGTATGAGGCTGCCATAGATGCCGGGAAACTTCCGTTCTGGCGCGGTGTGGAGCTTACCGAAGACGACCGTATCAGAAAGGCGGTCATCATGGATCTTATGAGCAACTTCAAACTCGACATAAAGAAGATCGAGAAGGAGTTCGGCATAGATTTCAGGAGCTACTTCGCAGAGGCTCTCAAAGAGCTGGAGCCGATGGTGGAAGAGGGTCTGGTTCAGATCTCGGACGATGCCATAACCGTCTCCCAGACCGGTACGCTTGTCATAAGAAATATAGCGATGCCTTTCGATGCCTATATGCAGAAGCATAAAGAGAGCAAAAAGACCTTCAGCAAGACGGTCTGAGCCTGTGGAGCGTAAGCGAGTGAATAATCTTGAAAAGTGGGGAGATCGAAGTGTCTGAACCCCGAAACATTTTTGAGTATACCAAGGTCAGCGATGCGTGCATAAAGTGCGGAAAGTGCATCCCCGTCTGTACGATACACCAGATAAACCCCGATGAGACGACCAGCCCGCGCGGTTTCATAGATCTTCTCGGTGCGCACGAAAGAGGCGAACTCGATATCGACCTGAATGCGAAGCAGATATTCGAAAGCTGCTTTCTGTGCACCAACTGCGTAGATGTCTGCCCGAACGACCTGCCGACAGATATGGTCATAGAGGAGGTTCGCAAAGAGATAGCCGACAAGTACGGAATCGCCTGGTTCAAGCGCCTCTTCTTCTTTCTGCTCAGGCACAGAAAGATTATGGATATAGCGAGCAAACTCGGTTACGTCTTTAAAACGTGCGCCGTAAAGAGCGACGACAGAAGAGGCGGCCTGATACCGAGGTTCGATCTGCCTATCATAAAGAAGGACCGGCTTCTGCCCTCTATGGCGAGTACCAGCGTGCTCAACTCATACAGAGAGAACCTGGATCACGGAGGGAAGGGGCGCGTGGCGATCTTCATAGGGTGTCTGGCGAACTACAACTATACAGGCATCGGCCATTCTCTCGTGAAGATTCTCAAAAGACTCGAGATCGACGTCTTTTTTGCTAAAGACCAGAAGTGCTGTGCCGCACCCGCATACTTCACCGGCGATTTCAGGACGGTGGAGGTGCTGGCGAAGAGCAACATAGAGTATTTCGAGAGCTTCATAGAAGATGTGGATGCCATAATCGTTCCCGAAGCGACATGTTCGGCGATGATAAAGCATGACTGGGCCGTCTTTTTCCGCAACAGAGGCATGGAGGAGTGGGCGGAGCGTGCCGAGAAGCTGAACGAAAAGATATTCATGGCCACAGAGTGGCTTGCCAAC
It encodes the following:
- a CDS encoding putative oxidoreductase ferredoxin-type protein, clusters with CPO, which encodes MSEPRNIFEYTKVSDACIKCGKCIPVCTIHQINPDETTSPRGFIDLLGAHERGELDIDLNAKQIFESCFLCTNCVDVCPNDLPTDMVIEEVRKEIADKYGIAWFKRLFFFLLRHRKIMDIASKLGYVFKTCAVKSDDRRGGLIPRFDLPIIKKDRLLPSMASTSVLNSYRENLDHGGKGRVAIFIGCLANYNYTGIGHSLVKILKRLEIDVFFAKDQKCCAAPAYFTGDFRTVEVLAKSNIEYFESFIEDVDAIIVPEATCSAMIKHDWAVFFRNRGMEEWAERAEKLNEKIFMATEWLANNTELSSILEKSGVASDLLVTYHDPCHARKVQGIYREPRELIGRSYRMKEMSDPNRCCGFGGVTMQTEKFHLAEAAGKPKAAMINETGADIVAAECSACRMQIGNSLYQADSKAIFKNPIELIADALEKSDA
- a CDS encoding coproporphyrinogen III oxidase, oxygen-independent; the encoded protein is MIDFKQFIKYSKPGPRYTSYPTAVEFSEDFTYDRYLEKLKGRDSSKPLSIYIHLPFCRSACYFCGCNVVFTSKEDKKTRYIDYLKREFEILASSMDTSSEVVQFHFGGGTPTFFSAEQLDDIMNTVKGHFPNFTEDAEVSCEIDPRFFNEEQMKVLKKHGFSRISFGVQDFEPVVQQAVHRIQPYDITKAAVDLARRYGIESINIDLIYGLPFQTLESFKKTLELARSLDPDRLAVFNYAHVPWLKKTMRKLDETTIPSPDVKLAILQYTIDYFTNNGYRMIGMDHFAKPDDELFRAIEKGELHRNFQGYTTRGGVDLLGIGLTSIGEGGDYYAQNFKDLPEYEAAIDAGKLPFWRGVELTEDDRIRKAVIMDLMSNFKLDIKKIEKEFGIDFRSYFAEALKELEPMVEEGLVQISDDAITVSQTGTLVIRNIAMPFDAYMQKHKESKKTFSKTV